One genomic segment of Panicum virgatum strain AP13 chromosome 2N, P.virgatum_v5, whole genome shotgun sequence includes these proteins:
- the LOC120660582 gene encoding enhanced ethylene response protein 5-like, which produces MAAYLSMGEAHRRIGEYLSRVVDAISSSDGAALASLVAVSSAPGSTLLSDALAAFPDFPRLAGDRFPHLADLLIPLLRAIHSHSLQRFADAYSSFEKAANAFLQEFRNWETPWAMEAMHTVALEIRLLAEKADRELATIGKNPDKLQAAGSFLMKVFGALAVKGPKRIGALYVTCQLFKIYFRLGTVNLCRSVIRSIETARNFDFEDFPVKDKVTYTGRLEVFNENFLVADQKLTYALMHCNPQSESNLRRILKFLIPVKLSLGVLPKRTLLERYNLLEYADVMTSLKRGDLRLLRQALDRHEDQFLKSGVYLVLEKLELQVYQRLVKKIHIIQRQKEPAKAHQIKLDVVVKALKWLEIDMDVDEVECIMACLIYKNLIKGYFAHKSKVLVLSKQDPFPKLNGKPV; this is translated from the exons ATGGCAGCGTACTTGAGCATGGGCGAGGCGCACCGCCGCATCGGCGAGTACCTCTCCCGCGTGGTCGACGCTATCTCCTCGTCGGACGGCGCTGCGCTCGCCTCCCTTGTCGCCGTCTCCTCCGCGCCCGGTTCCACCCTTCTCTCCGACGCCCTTGCCGCCTTCCCTGACTTCCCGCGTCTCGCCGGAGACCGCTTCCCGCACCTCGCTGACCTCCTCATCCCGCTGCTCCGCGCCATCCACTCCCACTCCCTCCAGCGTTTCGCCGACGCCTACTCCTCGTTCGAGAAGGCCGCCAA TGCATTCCTTCAGGAGTTCAGGAACTGGGAGACACCGTGGGCAATGGAGGCGATGCACACTGTGGCTCTCGAGATCAGGCTGCTCGCCGAGAAG GCAGATAGGGAGCTTGCGACGATCGGAAAGAATCCTGACAAGCTTCAGGCAGCTGGGTCCTTCCTGATGAAAGTTTTCGGTGCACTAGCG GTGAAAGGACCTAAGCGCATTGGAGCACTCTATGTTACCTGCCAGCTATTCAAAATTTACTTCAGG CTTGGAACAGTAAACCTTTGTCGTAGTGTCATAAGAAGTATCGAAACTGCCAGGAATTTCGATTTTGAAGATTTTCCAGTGAAAGACAAG GTCACTTACACTGGGCGCTTGGAAGTATTCAATGAGAACTTTCTTGTC GCAGATCAGAAGCTAACTTATGCTTTGATGCATTGCAATCCTCAAAGCGAGTCAAATTTGAG GAGAATTTTGAAGTTTCTTATCCCCGTAAAGCTTTCACTAGGTGTACTGCCAAAAAGGACCCTCCTGGAGAGATACAATCTGCTTGAG TATGCAGATGTTATGACTTCACTTAAGAGAGGGGATCTCAGGCTTCTCAGGCAAGCCTTAGACAGGCATGAAGACCA ATTTTTGAAATCTGGTGTCTACCTTGTATTGGAGAAACTTGAACTTCAGGTCTATCAGAGACTAGTTAAGAAAAT CCATATCATTCAGAGGCAGAAGGAACCAGCCAAGGCACATCAAATTAAGCTAGACGTTGTGGTAAAAGCTCTGAAATGGCTTGAGATCGACATGGATGTGGATGAG GTGGAGTGTATCATGGCATGCCTCATATACAAGAACCTCATAAAAGGTTACTTTGCTCACAAGAGTAAGGTCCTTGTCCTCAGCAAACAAGACCCCTTCCCGAAGCTGAATGGGAAGCCTGTTTAG